One Clostridia bacterium DNA window includes the following coding sequences:
- a CDS encoding dihydrofolate reductase — MISLILAMDKNRTIGLENKLPWRLPADLAYFKKVTMGHAVIMGRKTFESIGKPLPGRRNIIISRNNSYTAEGCTVYNSVEEVVDSVGDEDVFVIGGANIYNEFINYAQRLYITLIEETFIGDAFFPEIDSAGWKLISKEKGIKDEKNPYDYCFMLYDRLR, encoded by the coding sequence ATGATTTCTTTGATTCTGGCAATGGATAAAAACCGTACCATTGGGTTGGAAAACAAACTTCCCTGGCGCTTACCGGCTGATCTTGCATATTTTAAAAAAGTTACTATGGGACATGCCGTAATTATGGGGCGCAAAACTTTTGAATCAATCGGAAAACCTCTTCCGGGTCGAAGAAATATTATTATTTCCAGAAATAATTCTTACACTGCTGAAGGTTGTACAGTATACAATTCAGTTGAAGAAGTTGTTGACAGTGTGGGGGATGAAGATGTTTTTGTCATAGGTGGGGCCAATATATACAATGAGTTCATTAACTACGCACAGAGACTATATATTACACTGATTGAGGAAACTTTTATAGGGGACGCATTTTTCCCGGAAATTGACTCTGCCGGATGGAAACTGATATCAAAAGAGAAGGGTATAAAGGACGAAAAAAATCCGTACGACTATTGTTTTATGCTATATGATAGGCTCAGATAG
- a CDS encoding alpha-amylase family glycosyl hydrolase, which yields MKKRICTFFVIIVLLLSLAVIPSASGTDISYNGNDTGKDVMLQGFHWNSANLGGTWYNTVNSNATNIGSYFTAVWMPPPNTAPSFAKQGYLPENWYNMSNYYGTQANLKTAITSLHSKNVKVLADIVVNHRNGMSQCPHGRWINFSSPTMTPSVNLIDGDYDRVNNGTETTCSTCANNNHTEGSWAYGGRTYSCDDYNAAPDLTHWATDTRDKIKAWQTWLKNATNAGFDGWRYDFIRGFAPQYLGEYNTSSSPYISVGEFWKFENEGLPSSARQALADVVSQSGNKTMVFDFDLKRSLNSAFGGWTFNGGALATTGTNTINGLVGWWSNAAVTFVDNHDTGWSPGLAQNHWPLPNPCNGDLISVKCAYAFILTHPGIPNVYWADWRDRGSDLTTVIETLIKIRRSNNVTRMSNVRVVRAENGLYAAYIGTANGEQVAIKIGNQGSSNYEGWTPSSSLGLTKTFTRYYSGGHAFTVFYKNTAA from the coding sequence ATGAAAAAAAGAATTTGTACATTTTTTGTCATCATTGTTTTACTGCTGAGTTTAGCGGTAATACCTTCTGCATCAGGTACAGATATAAGTTATAATGGTAATGACACTGGAAAAGATGTCATGCTGCAGGGATTCCACTGGAACAGTGCAAATCTGGGGGGGACTTGGTACAATACGGTTAACAGCAATGCAACGAATATAGGGTCTTACTTTACAGCGGTTTGGATGCCACCACCGAATACGGCCCCAAGCTTCGCAAAGCAAGGGTATTTGCCTGAAAACTGGTATAATATGAGTAATTATTATGGCACACAAGCTAACCTGAAAACTGCTATAACTTCCCTCCATAGCAAAAATGTGAAGGTTCTGGCAGACATAGTAGTAAACCACAGAAACGGTATGTCCCAATGCCCTCATGGCAGATGGATAAATTTCAGCAGTCCTACGATGACTCCTAGTGTAAACCTTATTGATGGTGATTATGATAGAGTCAACAACGGTACTGAAACCACATGTTCTACTTGTGCTAACAACAACCATACAGAGGGTTCATGGGCATATGGCGGAAGAACATATTCCTGTGACGATTATAATGCAGCTCCTGACTTAACACATTGGGCTACAGATACAAGGGATAAGATAAAAGCATGGCAGACATGGCTTAAGAATGCTACAAACGCCGGTTTTGACGGTTGGCGTTATGATTTTATCAGAGGGTTTGCTCCACAGTACCTCGGCGAATATAACACCAGTTCATCTCCCTATATTTCTGTAGGTGAGTTCTGGAAATTTGAGAATGAAGGGCTTCCGTCCTCAGCTCGCCAGGCATTGGCTGATGTAGTAAGTCAATCAGGAAATAAGACTATGGTATTTGACTTCGATCTGAAGAGATCACTGAACAGTGCATTCGGTGGATGGACTTTCAATGGCGGGGCTCTGGCAACTACAGGAACAAATACAATAAATGGATTGGTCGGATGGTGGTCAAATGCAGCTGTTACTTTTGTTGACAACCATGATACAGGCTGGTCACCAGGCTTGGCACAAAATCACTGGCCTCTTCCGAACCCATGCAACGGTGATTTGATTTCCGTTAAATGTGCTTACGCATTTATACTGACTCATCCTGGTATTCCAAATGTTTATTGGGCTGACTGGCGCGACCGCGGCAGTGACCTTACTACAGTTATAGAAACTTTGATTAAGATCCGTAGAAGCAATAATGTAACACGTATGTCTAATGTCAGGGTTGTCCGCGCAGAAAATGGACTATATGCAGCTTATATAGGAACAGCTAACGGTGAACAGGTTGCTATAAAGATTGGTAATCAGGGATCGAGCAACTACGAAGGCTGGACTCCAAGCTCAAGCCTTGGACTTACAAAGACGTTTACAAGATACTACAGTGGAGGACATGCATTTACCGTATTCTATAAGAATACAGCAGCTTGA
- the rpsU gene encoding 30S ribosomal protein S21 — protein MSEVRVKENESLDSALKRFKRQCAKSGVLAEVRKREHYEKPSVRRKKKSEAARKRKYK, from the coding sequence GTGTCTGAAGTTAGAGTAAAAGAGAATGAATCACTTGATAGTGCTCTCAAGAGATTTAAGAGGCAGTGCGCTAAATCCGGCGTTCTCGCTGAAGTTCGTAAGAGAGAGCATTACGAAAAACCAAGTGTAAGAAGGAAGAAGAAGTCTGAAGCAGCAAGAAAAAGAAAGTATAAATAA
- a CDS encoding GatB/YqeY domain-containing protein, whose translation MSLKERLLEDMKAAMKDKDAIKKNTIQMARSAVLQVEKDNRITLDDDGIVEVIAKEVKKRRDSLPDYENSGRADLIESLKVEIDVLMKYLPQQLNEDEIEAIVKQAITDTGASSARDIGKIMQAVMPQTKGRADGKV comes from the coding sequence ATGTCCCTTAAGGAACGACTGCTGGAAGATATGAAAGCCGCCATGAAGGATAAGGATGCTATAAAAAAGAATACTATCCAGATGGCAAGGTCGGCCGTGCTTCAGGTAGAAAAAGATAATAGGATTACCCTCGACGATGATGGTATAGTTGAAGTAATAGCTAAAGAAGTTAAGAAGCGTAGGGATTCGCTGCCTGACTATGAAAACAGCGGAAGAGCGGATCTTATCGAGAGCTTAAAAGTCGAAATAGACGTTTTGATGAAGTACTTACCTCAGCAGTTAAACGAAGATGAAATCGAAGCAATAGTCAAACAAGCTATAACGGATACCGGAGCAAGTTCGGCCAGGGATATAGGAAAGATAATGCAGGCGGTAATGCCTCAGACTAAAGGCAGAGCTGACGGCAAGGTTAT